The following DNA comes from Salvelinus sp. IW2-2015 linkage group LG1, ASM291031v2, whole genome shotgun sequence.
gcttatgcgtTAGCTCCCTCAACAATGCAGAACATAAATCCTTTATCAATAATAACAACGAtgaagtaaaaaaattaaataagaagtagtagaagtagcagaAGATGTAATATGCATAGTAATAAGGGACTGGATTTACAATGGATTTACATATTTAAAGTGGGTAGTAGAATCAATAGTATATATTAGAACAGCAGcatcgactgtgtgtgtgtgtgtgtgtgtgtttcaggttaACTAAAACCAATACCGTAATTTCCCCTTGTGGGACGAGCAGGACAACACCGAAACCGTAAACAAGCCCTAAAGTACTGTTGAGGAGAAATCATATGACGCATTGAACTTCTACTCACCTGCTACACTTCAGCCACGCGCTCTGCATGAAGGGTGGTGATAGGCTGTCGGTAAAGAAGGAGGCGTAAACCAAAGCGTCATTATATGTCCTGAACAGGGTTTTTGTTGAAGAGGTCATATTTAGGTAAGGATATCTCACCTAGTCAACACGTCGAAATCAACACATTTATCGGGAAGGGAACAGCAAGACAGTTAGTGAAAAAGTGagtagcctactgtatgataTTCTATTATATTTCATGTTGTCGACTGACGTATTCACATGGGAAATTGGTAATGGTAGGCTACTGTTAATGTTCAGGAAGAACTRAGATCAgcattgggtgaaataccacgaCCAGAGAGAACTGTTATGCAAGTTTTTGGGCACCCAATGCTGTGTTTAATCGTTGGTTTAGCCGTATTTCAGAAAATGTAAACGAAAACTTTACTTTAGGCTATTTTACAAGTGAAACCAAAACAACCAGAACAACATATCCAATACAATTGTGCAATTGTGACATATCATAATGTTGAAAGAAATTCGTATTTACGgtaatgaaaaaaatgtatctaaTTTTGCATTATCTATTGTAGATTACTATTATGCAGGTTACAGAAAAGAAGATGCCCAAACAGGCCCAGCTGCTCTCTCTTGGCCGCAAGGACACCAGTCACCTCTTGGAAGTGTATGTGAAGCGCAGCATCAGTTTAAGTGACGGGACATGTGAGGACCAGAGGTCACCAACAAAGCCTCGGAAGTGGGTGACACTGTCAGAGAAACGCAGAAGAGTCCACCGGCATTCTATTGACTCCTTGGTCACCTTAGGGCCCAGCAAACTTGAAGAGGGCGATGCCACCAGCACACCACACGACGAGGGCTTTGTTATACCAAATGTGGCTCCTGTAGAAATCCCAGGGCCTGCTGATATTCCTGAGATTGATGTGTCTACTGAACTGGAGAATAAGTCTAAAGAGGGAAAGAAGAAGACCAAAAGGCCCTCTCTCTGGAAAAGTTTTCTGGGTTTCTTCTCGAAGAAGGGGAGTGACCAGAAAGATGAGCATGAGTCTGGTACAGAGACTGGTGGACAGTCACAAGGAAACAAATCCATAAAAAAGCAATGGCGCTCCATGAGGAGACTACCTCAGAGAAAAACTAAGAGTGACAGCCTCAGAGGGTCTGTGAGGAGATCATCGTCTCGGAACAGGGCCAACACTACAGAAATAACTGGAGTTGAATGTAGGTTTGAGCGGGCATGGCAcccaaacatcacacacactactgtttttgttgttgttgttatgatcCTTTTGTTCAAACAGGATTTTGTGGATAATCTTAGTTTAACAGTGTTTTGGGAAATTGGGCCTTAGTTGGTAGTCCAGTTGTTAGAGAGTTAGTTGGTAGTCCTGTTATTAGTTGGTAGTCCTGTTATTAGAGAGTTAGTTGGTAGTCCTGTTATTAGTTGGTAGTCCAGTTGTTAGAGAGTTAGTTGGTAGTCCTGTTATTAGTTRGTAGTCCTGTTATTAGAGAGTTATTGCATGAAAAAAATACTCTGTTACTTGTTACTCTCTACAGCGGTTGTGAGTGTGGTGCTTACAGACTCGTACTATGAGAAAGTGTCAGAAGAGCTGGAGAAGATTGTGtctgaggagaaagagacagacacagcttCTACAGATGGTAAGTAGCCTATCATCAAGCAATGTTCTCATGTGTATTGATGTCTTATCTAATCATAATAGAAATCGCACATTCAATAGCATCCTAAGCAATCTATATATAAAACTGTAACGGCCATGTAATACAGCACATCACACATCTGTTACAACTGTGTAGACTTCTATTGACCCTTTCTATCCATTTCTTACAGAGGACGTCATCAAAAGGATAATTGTTCTGATGAAGCAGCAAGGAGACGTCATTAATAACAAGGTTTGTGTTCATAAACTACAaagaaaaataatgtatgtgagaaACTTAATACAAAGTCTATCTTTGACACTCAATGCTTCTTTCACATCCAGGATAGCTTGCTACCCAGGCTGGGTAGTACCCAggctgggtaccagtctgtttgtgctaacattccaCCCCTTGTACGCAGTATCCTATGCCAAACAGGTTTGGTAAATGGCacagagtacaaggagtggaatatTACCACAAAACTGGTCTGGATTTCAGGCTAAATGTGCTATTTCCTCATGGATAATAATGTATTACTCTATGGTCACTCATGAAAGTATGTCCTGCTCTCTCCATAGCTGAAGGAGAACCCCAGCCTGAGCGCTTTCTTCCAGAAGCTGTCCTACAGTACCTTCCAGCAGTTGGCTGATACGTATGTGGAGACAGAGACCCCTACAGGCCAGAACCGCCAGACACCACACACTGTTGGGCCCGGGCCCGTCAACGCCCCAGAGCTGGTCAAGCTGGCCTTCACTCTGGACTTCACAGCCAGGGTGGCCTGTCTCTCCAGACAATCCACAGGACACATCATGGGCCTGGGCAATCGCTACTTAGAGGACCGCTTCACCCAGACACCAGAGGCAAGAGTCAGCCCTGTTTTCTCTTTTAATTCAAATGCATGTAATTATGTGtaaatcacaggaggctggtggcaccttatttggggagaacgggctcgcgGTAATGACTGaagtggaattagtggaatggtatcaaatacaacaaatacatggtttccatgtgtttgatgacattccatttgctccgttccggatgttactatgagccgttctcccctcagaaGCCTCATGTGGTATAAACTAAAATAGAAGGGATTGTCAGAAGGGATTGTGACACAGAAACACCCCCAACACACAAGTTAAAACCTGTTTTGTACTTTTAACCACAGTGCTGTTAGCAGGTGAATCAAGGAAGATCACATATGTTTCTAATGGCATTTATTTTGCTTTGCAGGTTAATCCAGATCAGACGTTGCATAACCAGGATGGTCCTAATCATTGATGCACCACCACATGCAAATGAGACCAACTACTGCMGGGGAAAGTAAACATACTCAGTACTGTAATAGCACATGTAGTGTTCCTTGGGACACAAATAAAACCCAGAGGCAGGTCACCTAGGGAACATCACATGACAGCCACTTATGGTAGTCCTTGTACCAGTAAATCTACACTAGGTAATCTAAATAACTACTATGTGTACAGGTTAGTAAGTCAAATATATCCACTTCTTACCACTTGTGGTGCAGTCTGTATTTACTTATCTGAATTAGTGATAGTAAGTactatgtagcctactgtaactgCATGTACTTGCTACAAGGTACAGGTACACTGGTTATTTTCCTACAGCAGGGTATCTTAATCCTGGTTCTGtggactcaaaggggtgcacaattttggttttgccctagcaatacacacctgattccactaatcaaaggtttgatgatgagttgattagtgACATGatgtgtgtagtgctagggtaaaaactcaaatgtgcacccctttgaatCCTCAGGACCAGGACTAAGAAACACGCCCCTACAGTAACCCTAGAGTAATGCATTGTTTCTGGCGATTCTACTTATGACACGTGAGAAAATAAGGAAACCAAGCTATTGATCCAAACTATTTATGTAGCAATATTTCCAGGTGGTAGAAATATATTTTCTCTAAtactgtggtcctgtgtggctcagttgttagAGCATGATGCTTGTAACACCAAGTGTCAATTCCCACTGGAGCCACCCATATGTGAAATGTATACACGCATGActataagtcactttggataaaagcgtctgctaaatggtatatattattTCTACAATATCAATGTTTTACAGATTTGATAGAATGCACTTTACAAAACTTTATCTGGCTATGTAATAATGCAATGCAATGTCCAGCACTTTACACAGTGCACTAGTATTAGTGCAATTACATGAAAATTGCAGCATACTTCTATTAACTTTTTTAAACTATTATTGTTATTGGCAGTGCAATCTTTAGTTTCATCATTGTCTACCTGTTTTGGGCTGAACAACTGCTGATGAACAATATGACATTTATATAGATGTGTATGCTGGCATTCACACTATTTCTTACATGaataaattatgtttttgttaAAAAGCACTACTTCTACTGATTGAAATGCATTATTTGATGGTACCTTGGTTGATACAGTATCAGCATTTGACTTTGGTTAATGGCCAAACTGTCCTTCGAGAGAGAGCTGCATTCTTGAAACTGCCAGAGCTTTGAGTAAGAAAGAGAAAGCCACAGCCTTTTCATTTGTTAACTACTTTTATTTAAATGAACTAAGTTCCACTCAACCTCAGCAAAACAGCTGGTCAAGGTTAAAAGGCTTAACATTGTCTCAATCCAAAGGTATTACTATTCAGCTAACAAAATAATGGTGTTTATTAGGATCCTATCAAACACTGATAGTAACCAGATAGGAAAAAATGTTGTGCTTGCTATTTGCCGCCTTTCTTATGCCCAAGGCTGTAAATTCCTACCGCCAGTGGGCGAATGGAGTTCTCCGTTCAAGATGATGTTTTCATCTCTGCCGGGTAGCCCCCCACTCATAGGACTGTCACTCACTTGATGAACAATACCCGCGGTCAAATACCTGAAAGTAATTTGATTAAACTAGTTGAGGTGTAATACATGTCCTGTGGacattatttacctttatttaattagggagtcaccattgagaccagtgtCTTTCAAGCGCTGCATATACAATTTCATAAAATACATAAATCTAATACAATATAAGTACTACCTTACCTGGAAGTCGGCTGATAACGTAATACCTACTACTTTACCTGGAAGTCAGCTGATAAGGAACATGAGGGAGTTGTTTTGACTATGTGACGTGACTAAGAGGGACTCTACACTATTCATCattccttccagtcattgtgcaTACTGGAGTGAGAATGGAAGGGCGTAGTAGAAAGAGAGCTTTTGTGCTTACTGCCTCATGCGGCACATGAGAGTCGACTTCACTAATTTGGTTCAACATACATTATACTTCAAAGTACAAACTAGTTGTGAATTGGATACAGGCAGACTTAGGTCTGCTATTCATTTGCTGAGAAAATCACATTCCTAACCATGTGACCCGATCAGGGAAAAACTCCTGACCCTAAAGTCAGCCAACATTAGTAGCCAGTATTGGCACACTCCACAGGAAGGCTGGGGAGGAGAGCTAACCCTTCCTCCACCTCATCCCCTCCCTGagacatcctctcctcctcttcctccacccccaTGTAGGAGATGTGTGGGGAGGCCAGGGCCTCTTTCTTTATGCAGGGGCCATACTCCAGTGGCAGCAGCCTCTTGCTATGGTGGAGTAGAGACTGGTTGTTGGGCTGATTGGGCTGGTTGTCCATCGCTAGTTCCAGgttgaagaggagggagaagctcAGGGGGTCAGGGTGGCTCTCGGTTGGGGTGTTGGGGCTCTCGGTTGTGTAATGGGTGCTGGTGGTGGACAGCTGGAACCGCAGGACGGAGCGACGGCGCTGCTGTGGAGGAGGATCCTCTGCACTCTTAAACTGTGTATGTTTTTCTTTGGCAGATGCCAGAAAGCGTAGGGGCCACAACCTGATAAGATTGCAGGGCCACAACCTGATAGGATTGCAGGGCCACAACCCAACAGAATTGTAGGGCAACAACCTGACAGGATTGTAGAGCCACAACCTGACAGGATTGCAGGGCCACAACCTGACAGGATTGTAGGGCCACAACCTGATAGGATTGCAGGGCCACAACCTGGCAGGACCAACGGGCCAAAATCTGACAGGACCAGAGGGCCACAACCTAAAAGCATCACAAAACAGAGTGTAAGAGAGAGCACTGGCTGCACTAGCCTGACAGAAGGTGTTATGGAAAAGTACTTGGTAGAAGAGAGATTAAAACAAACATGTCTGACAGACAGGAGCTACCCACCAGGTAATGGCAGATCAACATTCAATTTTGATTGATACATAATTGCCCACAGTTTAAAATGAACCACACCTAGAAACCCTGTAGTCAAATTTGTTGATGTCAGGATTAACCTGACAAGAACATCTATTGAAATATGATTTACCAACCACGTTGATATCATACGATAACCAGACAGTATGTTGAAATAACAAATGGTGACTCAACCAATTCTAACCTGATGGGGATGCTCTTGCCAATAACACCATGGTGTTTGTGTGGCACATGATTTCCAGTAACTGGGATCGCTGACTTACAGCTGATATGATCTGACAGTCACGTCTCACCTGTGCATGAGGTTCTTCCTGGGGTGAGAGAGCTTTAGAAGGAATGGCACAGCCATTTCGACACCCGGCCACAGCCACTTCCCTGGGACTTGGCGGAGCCAACACAGCACCCTGGGGGACGTAAAGTACACACAAGTTGAAGCAAAGAAAAACATATAGACACAAATGTACAAATGGTAATATGGTATGAACATAAGCATGACAGAACGAGCCATAGTTACAGTATGTAACCAAGGGGTAGACTGTACAGAATGTGTACTGTAAACACTATCAGTTCACAGCTAAGTTTACCCTTGGAAATCGCCGGAAATGTCTATGAATTGTCTATGGAAGTTTCCATAATTCTGCTTATTTTAATGGTGTTAGTCATAGTAACTATGCTATCATGTTTTGATTGATGGACATTTTATAGTCAGTGGGGTAATGTGACTTGTTTTCTTTGTTCTTCTGATAAATTCAATATGGTTGTTTGTATAGATGCTAGTATTGAGCATCACCTGTAGTTGACATGGAGAAAGATAGAGGCTGGCAGTATGTAGGGCAGCAGCAGGTAGGACAGCAGACGGGCTGGGAAGAATGAGTTGTTTACACCACATTTAGCCATGAGGTTGCACAGCAATGCTGAAACAGTAGACAAAACAAGCACAACCAcaactgt
Coding sequences within:
- the LOC111970606 gene encoding apoptosis facilitator Bcl-2-like protein 14, which encodes MQVTEKKMPKQAQLLSLGRKDTSHLLEVYVKRSISLSDGTCEDQRSPTKPRKWVTLSEKRRRVHRHSIDSLVTLGPSKLEEGDATSTPHDEGFVIPNVAPVEIPGPADIPEIDVSTELENKSKEGKKKTKRPSLWKSFLGFFSKKGSDQKDEHESGTETGGQSQGNKSIKKQWRSMRRLPQRKTKSDSLRGSVRRSSSRNRANTTEITGVESVVSVVLTDSYYEKVSEELEKIVSEEKETDTASTDEDVIKRIIVLMKQQGDVINNKLKENPSLSAFFQKLSYSTFQQLADTYVETETPTGQNRQTPHTVGPGPVNAPELVKLAFTLDFTARVACLSRQSTGHIMGLGNRYLEDRFTQTPEVNPDQTLHNQDGPNH
- the LOC111970507 gene encoding uncharacterized protein isoform X1 — its product is MVSTKNSFTLQHCIVWQSKQCLVKYPCPVSTPHCAGWGRNSTPFPLLLLLSLCLYLSPWKMKYANNRDMKHPLVRMRNVHSQSSLGSDTDSQPVLKEEEEEEEVTLEEEKEAEEEKKGDVLTDSELDPELPEEYSHGLEDLRWNLSSLEKAVYLSLPPWVQRALLCNLMAKCGVNNSFFPARLLSYLLLPYILPASIFLHVNYRVLCWLRQVPGKWLWPGVEMAVPFLLKLSHPRKNLMHRLWPSGPVRFWPVGPARLWPCNPIRLWPYNPVRLWPCNPVRLWLYNPVRLLPYNSVGLWPCNPIRLWPCNLIRLWPLRFLASAKEKHTQFKSAEDPPPQQRRRSVLRFQLSTTSTHYTTESPNTPTESHPDPLSFSLLFNLELAMDNQPNQPNNQSLLHHSKRLLPLEYGPCIKKEALASPHISYMGVEEEEERMSQGGDEVEEGLALLPSLPVECANTGY
- the LOC111970507 gene encoding uncharacterized protein isoform X2, with product MVSTKNSFTLQHCIVWQSKQCLVKYPCPVSTPHCAGWGRNSTPFPLLLLLSLCLYLSPWKMKYANNRDMKHPLVRMRNVHSQSSLGSDTDSQPVLKEEEEEEEVTLEEEKEAEEEKKGDVLTDSELDPELPEEYSHGLEDLRWNLSSLEKAVYLSLPPWVQRARLLSYLLLPYILPASIFLHVNYRVLCWLRQVPGKWLWPGVEMAVPFLLKLSHPRKNLMHRLWPSGPVRFWPVGPARLWPCNPIRLWPYNPVRLWPCNPVRLWLYNPVRLLPYNSVGLWPCNPIRLWPCNLIRLWPLRFLASAKEKHTQFKSAEDPPPQQRRRSVLRFQLSTTSTHYTTESPNTPTESHPDPLSFSLLFNLELAMDNQPNQPNNQSLLHHSKRLLPLEYGPCIKKEALASPHISYMGVEEEEERMSQGGDEVEEGLALLPSLPVECANTGY